In one Bacteroides intestinalis DSM 17393 genomic region, the following are encoded:
- the fabF gene encoding beta-ketoacyl-ACP synthase II yields MELKRVVVTGLGAITPIGNSVPEFWENLVNGVSGAGPITHFDASLFKTQFACEVKNFDATNYIDRKEARKMDLYTQYAIAVAKEAVNDSGLDVENEDLNRIGVIFGAGIGGIRTFEEEVGNYALTGKENGPKFNPFFIPKMISDIAAGQISIMYGFHGPNYATCSACATSTNAIADAFNLIRLGKANVIVSGGSEAAITVGGVGGFNAMHALSTRNESPTTASRPFSASRDGFVMGEGGGCLVLEELEHAKARGAKIYAEVAGVGMSADAHHLTASHPEGLGAKLVMRNALEDAEMKPEEVDYINVHGTSTPVGDISEAKAIKEVFGQHAFDLNISSTKSMTGHLLGAAGAVEAIASILAIKNGIVPPTINHEEGDNDENIDYDLNLTFNKAQKREVNVALSNTFGFGGHNACVIFKKYAE; encoded by the coding sequence ATGGAATTAAAAAGAGTTGTAGTAACAGGTCTTGGCGCCATTACTCCCATTGGCAACAGCGTTCCCGAATTTTGGGAGAACCTTGTGAATGGGGTTAGTGGAGCTGGACCTATTACTCATTTCGATGCTTCCCTTTTCAAGACTCAATTTGCCTGCGAAGTGAAGAACTTCGATGCAACCAACTATATCGACCGCAAAGAAGCCCGCAAAATGGACTTGTATACACAATATGCCATTGCTGTAGCTAAAGAAGCGGTTAATGATTCTGGTCTTGACGTCGAAAATGAGGACTTAAACAGAATCGGTGTCATCTTTGGCGCCGGTATCGGTGGAATCCGTACATTCGAAGAAGAGGTAGGTAATTATGCCTTGACCGGTAAAGAAAACGGTCCTAAGTTCAATCCGTTCTTCATCCCCAAGATGATTTCGGATATTGCTGCAGGGCAGATTTCTATTATGTACGGTTTTCACGGGCCCAACTACGCAACTTGCTCTGCATGCGCTACTTCCACAAATGCTATCGCTGATGCCTTCAACCTGATTCGTTTAGGCAAGGCCAATGTTATTGTAAGTGGTGGTTCGGAAGCTGCAATCACCGTTGGCGGTGTAGGCGGTTTCAATGCCATGCATGCATTATCAACCCGCAATGAATCTCCCACAACAGCATCCCGTCCGTTCAGCGCAAGTCGCGACGGTTTCGTGATGGGTGAAGGTGGTGGCTGTCTGGTTCTTGAAGAACTGGAACATGCCAAAGCACGTGGTGCTAAGATTTATGCAGAAGTTGCCGGTGTAGGAATGTCTGCCGACGCTCACCATCTGACCGCTTCACATCCGGAAGGACTAGGAGCCAAGTTAGTGATGAGAAACGCGTTGGAAGATGCCGAAATGAAACCCGAAGAAGTAGATTATATCAATGTTCACGGTACTTCTACTCCTGTAGGTGATATATCGGAAGCTAAAGCTATTAAAGAGGTATTTGGTCAACATGCATTTGACTTGAACATCAGTTCAACAAAATCCATGACCGGTCACTTGCTGGGTGCCGCCGGTGCGGTAGAAGCCATCGCAAGTATTCTTGCGATCAAGAATGGCATTGTACCTCCGACTATCAACCACGAAGAGGGTGATAACGACGAAAACATCGACTATGACCTGAACCTTACGTTCAACAAGGCTCAAAAGCGCGAAGTGAACGTAGCTCTATCCAATACATTTGGATTTGGTGGTCATAACGCATGTGTTATTTTCAAAAAATACGCAGAATAA
- a CDS encoding ATP-dependent 6-phosphofructokinase has protein sequence MRIGILTSGGDCPGINATIRGVCKTAINHYGMEVIGIHSGFQGLLTKDVESFTDKSLSGLLNQGGTMLGTSREKPFKKNGVMSDVNKPALIEQNVKELGLDCVVCIGGNGTQKTAAKLAAMGLNIVSVPKTIDNDIWGTDFSFGFDSAVSIATDAIDRLHSTASSHKRVMVIEVMGHKAGWIALYSGMAGGGDVILIPEIPYNIHNIGETILNRLKKGKPYSIVVVAEGIQTDGRKRAAEYIAQEIEYETGIETRETVLGYIQRGGSPTPFDRNLSTRMGGHATELIATEQFGRMITLKGDEISSAPLDEIAGKLKLVTEDNDLVVQGRRMGICFG, from the coding sequence ATGAGAATCGGAATTTTGACTTCGGGAGGCGATTGTCCCGGCATTAATGCCACCATTCGTGGAGTATGCAAGACTGCAATCAATCATTATGGAATGGAAGTAATAGGTATTCATAGCGGCTTTCAAGGATTGCTGACTAAAGATGTGGAGTCGTTTACCGATAAATCTTTGTCCGGTTTATTGAATCAGGGCGGGACGATGCTGGGCACTTCCCGTGAAAAGCCTTTCAAGAAGAATGGTGTGATGTCCGATGTGAATAAACCGGCACTTATTGAACAGAACGTGAAAGAATTAGGGCTGGATTGCGTGGTCTGTATCGGTGGTAATGGTACGCAGAAAACTGCTGCGAAACTGGCTGCCATGGGACTGAATATTGTTTCCGTACCCAAGACGATTGATAATGATATTTGGGGAACCGATTTCTCTTTCGGATTTGATTCTGCTGTGAGCATTGCTACGGATGCCATCGATCGGTTGCACTCTACTGCCAGTTCGCACAAACGGGTGATGGTGATTGAAGTGATGGGACATAAGGCTGGCTGGATTGCACTTTATTCCGGTATGGCAGGTGGTGGAGATGTGATCCTGATACCCGAAATCCCTTATAATATCCATAATATAGGAGAGACGATCCTGAACCGTTTAAAGAAAGGGAAACCTTATTCCATTGTAGTGGTTGCCGAAGGTATACAGACGGATGGACGAAAACGTGCTGCCGAGTACATTGCTCAGGAGATAGAGTACGAGACGGGTATAGAAACCCGTGAAACGGTGCTTGGTTATATTCAACGTGGAGGTTCACCTACGCCTTTCGACCGGAATCTGTCTACCCGCATGGGCGGACATGCCACAGAACTAATAGCTACAGAGCAATTCGGTAGAATGATTACATTGAAAGGGGATGAAATTTCTTCTGCACCTCTGGATGAGATAGCCGGAAAGCTGAAGTTGGTAACGGAAGATAACGACCTTGTGGTTCAAGGGCGACGGATGGGAATCTGCTTTGGTTGA
- the rnc gene encoding ribonuclease III yields MLRNQIDKIRLLFRKDKESYLCFYKILGFYPRNIQLYQQALLHKSTSIRSEKGRPLNNERLEFLGDAILDAIVGDIVYKHFEGRREGFLTNTRSKIVQRETLNKLAVEIGLDKLVKYSARSSSHNSYMYGNAFEAFIGAIYLDQGYKRCKRFMEEKIFKNYIDLDKMSRKEVNFKSKLIEWSQKSKVEVSFELIEQFLDEDYNPMFHTEIRIEGIPAGKGTGYSKKESQQNAAQAALKKIKNDAAFKEQIEATKAQNHQQENTEEAEEIIESALIEENQEVTSVTEHEVSE; encoded by the coding sequence GTGTTACGTAATCAAATAGACAAGATAAGGCTCTTATTCCGTAAGGACAAAGAGTCTTATCTTTGTTTTTATAAGATACTGGGATTCTATCCCCGCAACATCCAGCTATATCAGCAGGCATTGCTGCACAAATCTACCTCCATCCGTTCGGAGAAAGGCCGCCCTTTAAATAATGAGCGACTGGAGTTCCTGGGTGACGCCATTCTTGACGCCATCGTGGGAGATATTGTCTACAAGCATTTTGAAGGCCGCCGCGAGGGCTTCCTCACAAATACACGTTCCAAAATCGTACAACGGGAGACACTCAATAAACTGGCGGTAGAAATCGGTTTGGACAAACTGGTAAAATACTCCGCCCGTTCTTCCTCGCACAACAGCTATATGTACGGAAATGCTTTCGAAGCATTTATCGGCGCTATCTACTTAGACCAGGGGTACAAACGCTGTAAGCGGTTCATGGAAGAAAAGATATTCAAGAATTACATCGACCTCGATAAGATGTCACGCAAAGAGGTGAATTTTAAATCGAAGCTGATTGAATGGAGCCAAAAGAGCAAAGTTGAAGTTTCATTTGAACTTATCGAACAATTCCTTGACGAAGACTACAATCCTATGTTCCACACCGAAATACGCATCGAAGGCATACCAGCAGGAAAAGGAACAGGATATTCTAAAAAAGAGTCCCAACAAAATGCTGCGCAGGCTGCTTTAAAGAAAATAAAGAATGATGCCGCCTTCAAAGAACAGATTGAGGCAACTAAAGCGCAAAACCATCAGCAGGAAAATACGGAAGAAGCTGAAGAAATTATTGAGAGTGCCCTGATTGAAGAGAATCAGGAAGTTACTTCAGTAACTGAACACGAGGTGAGCGAATAA
- the purN gene encoding phosphoribosylglycinamide formyltransferase, with protein MRKKIAVLASGNGTNAENIIRYFQEKSLACVALVLTNRQSAFVLERSRGLGVPCFYFSKGDWENGEPVLSVLQEHNIDFVVLAGFLARIPDSILHAYPNKMINIHPSLLPKFGGKGMYGDRVHEAVIAAGEKESGITIHYTNEHYDEGAIICQVKCPVLPEDTPDELAQRIHVLEYDTYPKVIEKLLESEV; from the coding sequence ATGAGGAAAAAGATCGCTGTTTTAGCATCGGGAAACGGAACGAATGCCGAAAATATCATTCGTTATTTCCAGGAAAAAAGTTTGGCTTGTGTAGCCCTGGTTTTGACTAATCGTCAGAGTGCGTTTGTTTTAGAGCGCTCACGCGGGCTTGGAGTGCCTTGCTTTTATTTTTCCAAGGGTGATTGGGAGAACGGAGAGCCGGTTTTATCGGTGTTGCAGGAGCACAATATTGATTTTGTAGTGCTGGCCGGATTTCTGGCTCGTATACCAGACTCTATTTTGCATGCTTATCCCAATAAAATGATAAATATACATCCTTCATTGTTGCCAAAGTTCGGTGGAAAGGGAATGTATGGCGACCGCGTACACGAAGCTGTGATTGCTGCGGGTGAAAAAGAGAGTGGTATTACTATACACTATACGAATGAGCATTATGATGAAGGTGCCATTATTTGCCAGGTGAAATGTCCGGTGTTGCCGGAAGATACTCCCGATGAACTGGCACAACGTATTCATGTGCTGGAATATGATACTTATCCCAAAGTAATAGAAAAATTACTGGAATCCGAGGTCTAA
- a CDS encoding acyl carrier protein: MSEIASRVKAIIVDKLGVEESEVTNEASFTNDLGADSLDTVELIMEFEKEFGISIPDDQAEKIGTVGDAVSYIEEHAK, translated from the coding sequence ATGTCTGAAATTGCATCAAGAGTGAAAGCGATTATCGTCGACAAATTAGGCGTTGAAGAATCAGAAGTTACTAACGAAGCTAGCTTCACTAACGATTTAGGAGCTGATTCTCTTGACACTGTAGAACTTATCATGGAATTCGAAAAGGAATTCGGTATCTCAATTCCGGATGACCAAGCTGAAAAGATTGGTACTGTAGGCGACGCCGTTTCTTACATCGAAGAACACGCTAAGTAA